Within Triticum dicoccoides isolate Atlit2015 ecotype Zavitan chromosome 1B, WEW_v2.0, whole genome shotgun sequence, the genomic segment TCCGGTCCTGCCCGTCGTCCTTGAACCACTGCAGGATCTTGGCCGCCCTGCTGCGCGCGAGGGGGCTCCCGAGCAGCGACACCTCGAGGAGCGCCTGCACGGCCCCGAGCGGGCGCATCCGCCGCAGCagcgcccggccgccgccgccgccgccgtgcgcgAGCGCCATGACCAGGTACGTCGCGTGCTCCTGGCACCCCGCGCTCTCGTGCCGCGCCATGGCCTCCACCAGCGCCCTCGGCGCCTCCTCGTCCTCCGCCATCTCCCGCCTCCCCGCCGCGCTCGCCGCCGCCACGTCCGCCAGGACGCCGAGCGCCGCCTCCGCTACCGCCTCGGTACGCTCCAGCAGGGAGGGCGCCAGGAGCGCGCGCACGGCGCCGCTGGTGACCACGGCCCGGACGTGCTCGAGCTTGGCGGAGAGGTTGCGGAGCGCGGCCAGGCACGCCAGCCTCGTGTCGGCCGGGACGTCGGTGGGGGTGAGCGTCGCGACGAGGAACGGGAGGAGGTCGGCCGTGGAGAGCGGGAAGTCGGTGTTGGCCAGCGAGGAGACGGAGAGGAGGAGCAGGGCGAGGTCGTGGCTTCCCGACAGGTCCATGAGTCGTGGGAGCTTCTTGAGCAGGCCGGCCTTCACTATGTGCACCTTGTTTCTGAAACCAAAAGATGACAGTAACATGCTTCTTCAGAGGATCAACCACACGACAATCACACATCAAAAGTACATCTACTGTAaaaaaaaacactcttatattatgagacagagggagtaatacTGAAAAAGAGATTAATAGTTCTAGCATCTGTTGAGCACAAGATCTCTTATGGTGTGGTTAGATTTGTTTTTTAAGAACAGTTGATTGAAAAATAATACGAGGAAGAAGAACTGATTGAGAAATGTGGGAATGGGATTATGCACCAAACTCTAGTTGGAGCAAGCAAATTACTACTCCCTCTATactataatataagacgtttttttgactctagtgtagtgttaaaaaatgtcttaaggacggagggagtacttggtacgCTCTCTGTTTCTAAATTGATATATTTAGGACCGGAGGGAGTAGATGGGTTCTGCGTGCATAGACACTTATGGTGTCCATGCACAGCTGTGGTTCGTTAGGGAGGTGACTTGGCGCCATGGTTTTGAATTTCGGTTTCAGAAAGATTTAGTTTAAGCGATTTCATTCTGAATTTTTGAAATTAATTTGAATTCGTGTGCACAACTGAAATGGCTGTAATATTTTGACCGAAAGATAAATATGCCTAAAATTATCAAATTCAGTGAATTTGATCGCCATCACGCTGAAAGTGAAAACCCTTGTCGATCACTATCGTATCGTGCACTTCAGTCTCACCACTCAACTCAAGCACGATGTTTGTGTTTGTGGGGGGTGTGGATGATGTAGGTGCAAAACCCATGCAGGTCTCCATCATCATAACATCCACTTCCTCTGGCCTCTGCTTGACAATATCTTATCCAAACGAAGCACATGGTTACTATAGTTAGGTACGATTTCCATTGAAGGAGAGACGAGAAAAGGGAAATGAATAGAAATAGTATTGGATGGCACAGTTTGGTATGTAGCGTCACAAGTCAAattgcagcaaccctgctgccaaaCATGGTACCTGCGTCTGGCCTGCCTAATCATCCAACGAACTACTCTAAAAAATAAGGGAGTGCCTAGAACTCATCtatatgagatataatttggtctcattcactttaaaAACAAAAACAGATACATCCCACgttagcacacacgcatcttatagcatcacattcaatggctataaaagatgaataagaccaaattatatctcatctagatgagttctagcaaaactgcaaAATGAATTATTGTATGCGAAGTCGGGATAGGGTGCTGACATTTCCTCTCAAAGTCAACATATGATTCTCTGCAACTAATCCAACGCTAGTGTACAAGAAGAAGAGCCAAATGTTAGCGCGGGCTCCTCGCCTAATATGCAAGGAAAATGCTGTGCACGTTCAGGAATTCTTGTGGCCGACGACTATTGTGCATGGCGACACTGACTGCAGAGCATGTGAAATAACTGTGACATTTTTTTtagaaaggaaagaaaaaaaactgTGTCATTGTCAAGGGCTCAAGGCTGGGTTAGTGCTTTCCGTGGAATTATACTGGAAGGTAAAAAAGAAGATCGCATGTGAATACACTGCGTTCGTGTCGCGGAGCATGCAAGGACGGCTATGGCACACTGCTCGACCGGTTGATTTCTTGCTAATTCACCGCACGATTTGCACGGGGAAGATCATGGGGCGGGGATCGATCGTAGCATACTGGACACGACATGACAGACGACACGGCGAGAgttcgcggcggcggcggtgagctgGGATGCAGTTAGTGACTGACCTGTGGGTTCCTCTGGCGAGCTCGAGCAGCGCCCGCGCGGCGGCCAGCCGCGCACCGGCGCCTGCCCCGGCGTCCGCGAGCATGGACACGAGCGGCGGCACGACGCCGAGCTCCGGGAGCGCGCGCTTGGTGCGCTCGTCCGACCGCGCCAGCCTCCCGACCTCCCCGGCCGCCTCCGCCCACTCGCCCTCCGTCGCCGCGCCCAGGCTCAGCCGCCTCACCGCCCTCCtcatcgccgccccgtcgccgccgcccaccTCCCCCATCGTCCACGCGAGGTGCACCAGAGTTCCGCAGGGTACGCGTTTTCTGGCCGGGGGAAGAAGAAATGGAAGTTGGGCTGGGTTCGGCCGACGTGTAGAGCAGAGCACCTGGGTGGGCGTGGCGTGGGTGGAGACATGCACGGTAGCACGAAAAGGCTGGTTGATTATAAGCGGGGGTGCGCCGCCATGACCGGCCGGACGCACAGCTACCGTCGCGCCGGGGGGTGGTATGTGGCCGTGCGCTCTGGCGGCCGATCCACTGTAGTAGATTATGATGCGGTGCACCGGAACATTGGGTAGGTAGTACACTCATGGCTGCCTGAACGGCGTCGTTAAACCAACCACGTGTTACCTGAACTTAGCCCAACCACAATTACAAACAAAATGGTAGCACTGGTTCCTCTTTTTTCGGCTCAACCGGCTCCAAGCTTGTGTGCGTGTGGCATTCATAACGTGGCCGAACTCGATGGCCTCGTACGTACTAGGCCAGCTGTTTCCGTTACGGAGGAAATCAAGTTCAAACTCAAATGCAACCATCCTACACTACTATCTaccactccctccgtctgaaaatacttgtcttaaaaatggatgtatctaaacttaattttagttatagatacatccatttatccatttttaggacaagtattttcgaacggagggaataGCATGGCACTCAATTTGATGTTCggttcttttcagttttgtcatatcGGTTCTTAGATgacttgtactttaatctttatataatatgaatgagacacgtattatcatGAAAAAAAAAACATCCTTCAATTCAATTCAAGATTGATCGAACCAGCTGATAAACGAAAACATAAAAAAGCTCGAGAAATCATTGCACGCGTGATATGAAAAAAGAAAGAGTTAAGGTCAACTTCCGTGATAGGTAACGGCGTGActctacgtacgtacgtacgtggaGAAACACAATGTATAGTGCACGTCAACTTCTCATCGACGTCAGGTCAGACCCATACCTCGATCTAGCTTGAGGATGCATGATGGCCACTGATTCGAGAAAGAAAACGCTCTGGTACGTGGACGCGGTGGTGATCGCATCGTGGCAAGGTAGGGCGGCTCGGTCGGTGGAGCATTAACCCAGCTAGCGAGCGTACGTGAGCACACTTGATTAGTGGAGTGCTTGGACTAAGCTCCCGTATcctgttatttttatttttatttactaTGCGTAGTGTGCTTTGCGAGCATGTGTTGGACGATCTTACCAATGGATAACCGTACGGGCATGTGCATGCTTTATTTTCTATTTAGCAGTTTTCTTTTTATATTTTTAGTCAGTTTAATTAGGATATGGCTAGATGTCAGTTGACTGGGACTTGTCAAGTGACGCACCAtataaaaaagaagcaagaaaaaaattaaaagaaatctTTGCACGGATCTTCACATAAGATCACACGAATATAGCATCGAGCAAGACTTCGcttagtcgactgagatttaacaaTCCTGATTTAATTAAACTTGTGTCACTATTTAACTCTTAATTTTTTTAGGCGCTCTCACTGGTCGGACCCACTTATTCGTGCTGAATTGGCAATGCTAGATAGATGGTTTTATTTGGCTAACTGGTTTTCTATTTGGTACGTTTCGGCTTTCACCGTTGTTGTTGGCTCGTTCGTCAAGGCTATCGTAGGAACTTCACAGGACCGGTTCCTTGCCGCTCCAGCGGAGTGCCGCCACCACGCAGTCTCTTCTAACCACTGATCTCTTCACCTTCTTTGGAAACCCTGCCGACTCCCCACCAATGTGTCCTCCTCCCTGGTCATCGTATTTGTCGAGCCAACAGAGACATCACCACTAATGAAGTCACAACTATCGCCCACGAAGGGAAAGGGGAGGGCGGTTTTTGTCATGATAGCGATGGCAACAACTACCATCCCTTCACTGGAGTAGCAGAGGCGAGACAACACGGAGGATAAGTGGGACCGTAGTCCGTGGAGTCAGGATGCTCCCACAGCTGAAGTGCATGAATGGTGTTAGGCTCAATGAGATCGGGAAGGTACCCTTGATGGAATCACCACCTCCTTTCCACGATGCGAGCAATTTAGGGAAGCTCTAGGAGAACGATTGATCCAGTCATCGTTGTAAATTTTGGACAATGTCATCTGACGATAGCAAACGCGTGAGAGATTCGGATGGTGCACATGGCGAtaatttacctaggttcaggccctcggattgaggtaagaccctacttcctgcttgtctGTAGTGCGAACCTCACCTCGTATGACAACTAGGGTTTTGTATTTAAAAGGTGGTTGATTGTAGATCGTCTAGGGGTTGAAGCCTTAGATGTCTTGCTAGAATAAAGTGTCTGTTTGGGGAGGGGGCTGGGGGGAGTCCCGGTTGGGCCTTACGATAATCCTACACTTACGAATAGCTATGTAAGGTTTTACGTAACCTTCCTTGAATGATTCTCTCGCCCCCTTGATTCTAACTGTGGTGGGCCCCTCCTTCCTCTAATACCAATCATAGATTGACATGTGACTAATCACATAAGATTACATTAAACTTCTTCATAAGTTTAGCATTACCCGTGCCTTATATAGGTGACTAAGACAGGGTTACAAATCATGAGTGGGGCGAAGAGTTGTCTTGTGCTCGCGTTTGGTAGAAATCCGGGATAGTTAGTACATGTCTTATACAAACGGTTCCTAGCGTAATACGAAAAGGAATCTTTGTCTTATCCCCCAACGTGGTGGTGTGCTCCGGATTGTCGGTAGACGTAGTGCTGTGGGCTTGGGCCACCCTATCGTTGTTGGGCCACCTCTGACCTACATAGCTACACCCAGAGGCATGGCACTGTCACCCGATTCAGGCATGCACATGGACACTCCAGGATGAGTAGGTGGCCACGACTATAGATTGATGCATTTTTCCCGGGTCAAGAGCTTATATTACTCAAATAGATCGACACATAAATCACCTCATTTGCTAGAATGCAACATACATGCTCCTGCGTACCCGCATACCAAAGTCAGTTAATCATTTCCGTTTGGGGCAACCCAAGAGTAAACCCTAGCCGGCCCTCGCAAGCCTTCCCCAACCCTCCACCCCCACCTCTGATGTCGTCAGAGGGCGTCGCCGGACAAAGCCCATGTGGAGTCGGCGGGGCCACTTTTCTCTTTCTCTCGCTTTAGATGGGGTGGAGCGGGACGCTAAATCTGGCCGAGGCTCACGTGGCGGCGTAGTGCGCACATCAGTGAGCTCGGGGCGGCTTAGGCGGGAAGAGTTGTGCCAGTGGAGGTCCAGGTGGAGGCAGCGGCTCGATTTGGGGCTTTCCTCCATCGAGATCTGGCCTCTGCAGGGGCGGAGACAAGGCTCACCGGGGCTGCGGTAAGGTTTGCAGGTGGTTGCTGCTCCTAGAAGAGGGTGGATGGTGGTGGGGTGAGCGCTTGTGCCAGCAACACCTCATCTCATGGCTTGTCTGGGCCGGATTTGGGTCGGTGAGTCAGATGTGACGATGGGGCTTCCTATCGACATGTGGCTCTGGTGGCGGAGGTTGGTAGTGCTTCACCCTTCAGCAAGACCCGGGGCTGGTTGGAGGTGGTCTTGGCAGAGGTGGGCTGGCGATGGACGTACTTGGCTTTGTCCCAGTCGACCATGGTGAGAGAAGGTGGTTGGATTTGGGCCCCGACACCCGGATCTGATGGTGGCATCTTCCAGGCACGATGGTGGTGGTGCGGGTTCGATCCGGGCAGAACTAAGGTTGCCCTGTTCCATATCTGGTTGACTTGGTGGTGGCGGCTGCTGTGCTATGAGATTCGTCTCCTCCTACGGTGGTCGGCCTCCTTGAGCAGCTCCGATGAACTTTGGGTTTTGTGATCTTGGGTTGGGATAAACCTCTACTTCGCGATGTTTGAGGCTGACAACGGCGATGCCCGCGGGCACCCTCCCCTACCTAGAGGTGTTGTTTTGGCCCTGATTAGACTCTCTTCCTCGTTCTGGGGAGGGGGAGCTTTGTCTGTCCTCCGAACTAGGCGATGGAGGCGTCATGACGGCATTATCTCCTGTGAGCcgtcgtcttgttgctcaaggcgTCATGGTGGCATGACTTGCTCTGGGCATGAGCCTCCGGGGCGCAATGTACACCATCGACGGTGCTCTCTCAACAATGCCTTCTCTTGGTCCACCTAGGCCCTGCCCTCCACTTGCCGACTTCCTCTTGGCACAGTGAGTGTGGATATGCTGTTTTGTGCTGTCAGCGGGGCTTGATTGCTCAGTGGTTTGCCTACTTGTTATTGGTACGAGGTTGGACTAGGTGAAGCATGTATCATAGTACACGTGGTGGGTGTGGCTGCTAGTTCTCGAGATTAGCGTTGTAATGGCCAAAAGACGTTGGACACAGTTTCTTTTCAGATTCTTCCTTCATATGCGCTTATGTGTATTCTAGAAAAAATAATATTTATAATTTTCCATCACCTGATGAAAGCACTAATTAATTGTAAATTCTAGCCGATCCACCGGAAGAAATTATGTTGAACTCAAATAATGTAGTAACCAATTGTACCTGTACcataaatgaagcaatataaactgATCACGTTTGTATTATGGTCAGTGGGCTCATGATAGAAAGTCTATCTGACACTGAGTAAAGCACGCAGTCAACCTCACATCGATCAACTAATTATAAGAAAGCCTGACATGGATCTGTAGCTGCAGGTCTCAATCTAGCTCGAGAATGGATGCACATGCTGATTGAGTTGAGAAACGAAACACAAATGCTGCCACTCGGGTGGTGGGCAGCTCGACCGATCGGGTAGGAAAACAGTGGAGCATTAAGCTGTCGATCTATCTTTAGCTTGCTAGTTGCTAGCGTGAGTGTCCACTCGATTAATTAGTGGGGTACCTACAAGTGGATATCCATCGATCATGCAATTAGCTGAGCCTGTAGTTGCGCACGTGCATGCTTCGGCTTCATGTTACGTGTCAAGTTTCCAGGGAAGGAAGAGTGTTGTGCGCAGGAATCCTTTCGGGGAGTTTTGTGCTTTTGGGCCGGAACCGAGGTTTGGCCTATGAGGCCTATAAATCACTCTCGCTACCATTTGACTCACGGCCCTGTAATAAGCACTCCCTcgtaaaacgctcttatattagtttgcaAAAAGAGTACAAGGATACGCCGAGAAATTGGACGTACTTGATGCAACAATGCTATATCAAGAACAAATGAAAATTTAACACTTGATGGTTGTAGAATTCATAAGAATAACCAAGCAGTGAAAAAGATTTGAGAACAAACCCCATCATAGATATTATACATACTTCAGAGTTTTCTAGTATACTGATAGCTATCCAGTCAATTTACTTACACTTAACTAAAATCATGTTCTCTAGAACCCTTTTCTAGCTTCCGAGCACTCTCCCGTGATATTTAAGGATACTATAATAGATAGGACTTTGTTTGCAGTTCATGGTACAGATACAAACTAATATGTAATGACTTGAAGTCTTGTTGCTTTTATTTTTCCTTGATCTAGAGAAAATCAATTTAACCAGAATGTTTGAAGAAAACAATATCCCCAAGAAAAGAAATAATGCCATTTTACTTGCATGCTTTATTTTTCGTGCGGGTGATTTTCCAAGATTGATGTTAAAATTGTATTTAATTCTTTTCTCTTAATATTCATCTGGATTATGTGGCTAATTTTGGCGATTGAAAATAAAGTTATAACCACTAAGACCACATGTGAAGAATGAGTTATAAATAAGTAAAAATGTTTAGTATAAATAAGCGATAATCGCTTATTTTAACAAAATGAGGGTCCGCATGTTAATTATAATGTTTAAATTCTACTACAAGAATTTAGAGAGATTGCTAGGTTAATAAAATCCTTAGTTAATACTGCTTAAGTATTAGGGGCGCTTTTTTAATTTACAATTTGTAACCATTGATCCCTTATATAAATAAATTGAGTATTTGCATTATTTTCATTTCATTTTTATTTATGTGATAATATCAAGTTTTAATCTACTAGTGTTCATTTTTATATGATGTCCATGTATGATATTCCTAAAGGTATAGAAAAAAGAATGAATTTATTCCGAGTCGAATGTTTTGGCAATAAGATACAACAATTGGAAAATATCACATCATAAATTGCAAGGAGTGTCAACATAGGGATCaagtgttacaacatgcttgttaattaaactgctattctttactcttctacatgctccaatatgcttggagctgcttgaagatgctagtctttgttaGGCTAGgcattcccctctattctggcattctgcaattcagtccacagatacaacccttccatttgataccaatgcatacttagtatagatttgatgcttgcgagtaatttggatgagtactcacggttgctttgctacccctcttCCCccgtctttcttctttccggttgatgcaaccagatggtggatccttggagccagatgccaccgcagatggatactactacgtggagaccgccgacgaccaggagtagtttaggaggtcccaggcaggaggccttgcctcttcgatcatgttgcttttgtgctagcctacttaaggcatccttgtttaacttatgtctgtactcagatattgttgcttccgctgagtcttgtgtatcgagctatgtattcgagccctcgaggcccctggcttgtaatataaagcttgtattcttttatttgagtttagagttgtgttgtgatatcttcccgtgagtccctgatcttgatcgtactcatttgcatgtatgattagtgtatgatcgaatcgggggcgtcacaagttggtatcacagccgactgcctgtaggatccccctttccaactccttagcCAAAGTTGATTCTAGTCTTTGAAAAacggttttactaacatggctgtgtggcttacgggcccacgtcgccattgggtggtattaggatcctttactcctcgacctttactctgggactataatctctcttctattcaggttaaattaTTTTGTTAACTCTaaatctaggttctcgtaaatgctTTCTAccagagagcccctcactccagatgattgcttggtgcaccagaattctgaagatactctctgatgtttctcgagacccttgtgcccttcgccgttgcgatccctaccaccgataaatccttaggtGTAACTACCTACATTGTCGTTCATACAGTCATTcctcgttgatcttgttattacaagataccctaaaTTTCTCCTTATTTGTTCCGAGAATACCTTGTgcctactgatgtctactacacaaccttcttcttgtatacgttgctgggcctccaagtgcagaggtttgtaggacagtagcaaatttccctcaagtggataacctaagatttatcaatccatgggaggcgtaggatgaagatggtctctctcaagcaaccctgcaaccaaataacaaagagtctcttgtgtccccaacacacctaatataacggtaaattgtataggtgcactagttcggcaaagagatggtgatacaagtgcaatatggatagtagatatgggtatttgtaatctgaaattataaaaacagcaaggtagcaggcgataaaagtgagcgtaaacggtattgcaatggtaggaaacatggcctagggttcatactttcactagtgcaagttctctcaacaataataacataattggatcatataactatccctaaacatgcaataaagagtcactccaaagccactaatagcggagaacaaacgaagagattatggtagggtacgaaaccacctcaaagttatcctttctgctcgatctattcaagagtccgtagtaaaataacacgaagctattctttccgttcaatctatcatagagttcatactagaataacaccttaagacacaaatcaaccaaaccctaatgtcacctagatactccattatcacctcaagtatccgtgggcatgattatacgatatgcatcacacaatctcagattcatctattcaactaacacaaagtacttcaaagagtgccccaaagtttctatcggagagtcaagacgaaaacatgtgccaacccctatgcataggttcatgggcggaacccgcaagttgatcaccaaaacatacatcaagtggatcacgtgaatatcccattgtcaccacagataagcacgacaagacatacatcaagtgttctcaaatccttacagactcaatccgataagataacttcaaagggaaaactcaattcattacaagggagtagagggggagaaacatcaatagatccaactataatagcaaagctcgcgatacatcaagatcttgccaaatcaagaacacgagagagataaatcaaacacatagctactggtacataccctcagccccgagggtgaactactccctcctcatcatggagagcgccgggatgatgaagatggccaccggtgagggatcccccctccggcagggtgccggaacaggctcccaattggcttttggtggctacagaggcttgcggtggcggaactcccgatctatcttctgtttcgatgttttcggggtatatggagatatataggtgaaagaagtcggccgggggacgctcgaggggcccacgagacagggggcgcgcccagtaggggcggGGCGCTCCccaacctcgtggcttcctcgaagcttctctgacgtgaactccaagtctcctggatcatgttcgttccaaaaataacgctcccaaaagtttcatttcatttggactccgtttgatattcctttcttcgaaacacagaaataggcaagaaaacaacaatatgggctgggcctccggttaatagttagtcccaaaagtaatataaaagtgtataataaagcccataatcattcaaaacagataataaaatagcatgaatgcttcataaattatagatacgttggagacgtatcgacatccccaagcttaattcctgctcgtcctcgagtaggtaaatgataaaagatagaatttatgaagtgtgaatgctagcaggtgcacaagtttgatcaatgataatttcaatcaccttttctagcatgtttatacGTCAtagcagtagttcatctcataaaacttcccacgatcaagtaacaagctattcacatgttaaagcatagaccataaactttcttgaaaactagcaaacttcattctcagtcatcaaacaattgcaattcatcttattttcaggaagggtctatgttagagctttgatttagcaaactccacatactcaaatatcatatagtcttctaaattgctaacactcacgcaatacttatggttatggagttttaaccgGGCATtgtgaaagataggggcttatagtgttgcctcccaacgtattcacctttgggtgatgtcaacaatagtagttcatgctaacttacatccaattggatatatatatcaggatctttacaacacgaggtgcttgcgaaaggataaaatgaaaaagggaaaggtgaagatcaccttgactcttgcataaagtaaaagacataaagtaaaagataggcccttcgcagagggaagcagaggttgtcatgcgcttttatggttggatgcacaaaatcttaatgcaaaagaatgtcactttatattgccacttgtata encodes:
- the LOC119312489 gene encoding uncharacterized protein LOC119312489, with translation MGEVGGGDGAAMRRAVRRLSLGAATEGEWAEAAGEVGRLARSDERTKRALPELGVVPPLVSMLADAGAGAGARLAAARALLELARGTHRNKVHIVKAGLLKKLPRLMDLSGSHDLALLLLSVSSLANTDFPLSTADLLPFLVATLTPTDVPADTRLACLAALRNLSAKLEHVRAVVTSGAVRALLAPSLLERTEAVAEAALGVLADVAAASAAGRREMAEDEEAPRALVEAMARHESAGCQEHATYLVMALAHGGGGGGRALLRRMRPLGAVQALLEVSLLGSPLARSRAAKILQWFKDDGQDRIRAHSGPRMEAAAPPACHGNDGGADGTRACRSAVDRIVKQSLDMNMRSIMRRATASVDMTNAKQLVASSSSKSLPC